One genomic segment of Pelagerythrobacter marensis includes these proteins:
- the grxD gene encoding Grx4 family monothiol glutaredoxin, whose translation MADINERITDIVGKQDVVLFMKGTPLFPQCGFSSRAVAILDHCGVAFEGVDVLQDMEVRQGIKAFSDWPTIPQLYVKGEFVGGSDIMMEMFEAGELQQLLDEKEVAKA comes from the coding sequence ATGGCCGATATCAACGAACGCATCACCGACATCGTCGGAAAGCAGGACGTGGTGCTCTTCATGAAGGGCACGCCGTTGTTCCCCCAATGCGGGTTCTCCAGTCGCGCAGTGGCGATCCTCGATCACTGCGGCGTCGCCTTCGAGGGGGTCGACGTCCTTCAGGATATGGAGGTCCGACAGGGCATCAAAGCATTTTCCGACTGGCCCACGATCCCGCAGCTTTATGTGAAGGGCGAGTTCGTCGGCGGCAGCGACATCATGATGGAAATGTTCGAAGCCGGCGAGCTGCAACAGCTCCTGGACGAGAAAGAGGTCGCCAAGGCCTGA
- a CDS encoding DUF1476 domain-containing protein, translating to MTDFKDRERAEEAKFAMDGETAFRVAARRNRLLGEWAAELMGLTAEEADAYKKAVVQADFEEAGDEDVIRKLLGDLTAADCDVSEADIRAKLDEKAVEARRQLMSES from the coding sequence ATGACCGACTTCAAGGATCGCGAGCGCGCGGAAGAAGCCAAGTTCGCGATGGACGGAGAAACCGCCTTCCGGGTGGCCGCACGTCGCAATCGCCTGCTGGGCGAATGGGCTGCCGAACTGATGGGACTGACCGCGGAAGAGGCGGACGCCTACAAGAAAGCGGTCGTCCAGGCCGATTTCGAGGAAGCCGGCGATGAAGACGTGATCCGCAAACTGCTGGGCGATCTGACCGCAGCGGATTGCGATGTCAGCGAAGCCGACATCCGGGCCAAGCTGGATGAAAAGGCGGTCGAAGCCCGTCGCCAGCTGATGAGCGAGAGCTGA
- a CDS encoding TetR/AcrR family transcriptional regulator — MNYEFECDRLDRRRRAIVDAARALFIEQGYERTTLGHIVDSAGGSLATIYKLFGNKEGLLDAVVFEKAVSGESLIREVAARHECPADTLRELATLLYQRFLDPDDLSLVRMVIARSIDDTDFARRFFETTAMHTRKALEEVFERWAAAGVRFEGRPDVLAEIFLGLIVSDMQTDAISHGVMARPGAERIAARTDFFLRGAGLSENPHWPSNTEMSATEPS, encoded by the coding sequence ATGAATTACGAATTCGAATGCGACCGCCTCGATCGCCGTCGCCGCGCCATTGTGGACGCGGCGCGGGCCCTGTTTATCGAACAGGGATACGAACGCACTACGCTGGGGCACATTGTCGATAGCGCGGGCGGATCGCTGGCGACGATCTACAAGCTCTTCGGGAACAAGGAGGGGCTGCTCGATGCGGTCGTGTTCGAAAAGGCCGTGTCCGGCGAAAGCCTGATCCGCGAAGTCGCCGCGCGTCACGAATGCCCGGCCGATACGCTGCGCGAACTCGCCACGCTGTTATATCAGCGTTTCCTCGATCCCGACGATCTGTCGCTGGTGCGCATGGTCATCGCGCGCAGCATCGACGATACCGATTTCGCACGCCGTTTCTTCGAGACCACAGCGATGCATACCCGCAAGGCGCTGGAGGAGGTATTCGAACGCTGGGCCGCAGCCGGGGTGCGTTTCGAAGGGCGGCCGGATGTGCTTGCAGAAATATTCCTGGGTCTGATTGTCAGCGATATGCAAACCGACGCGATCAGCCATGGTGTGATGGCGCGGCCCGGCGCGGAACGTATTGCTGCGCGAACCGATTTCTTTCTGCGCGGGGCCGGGCTCAGCGAAAACCCGCACTGGCCCAGCAATACCGAGATGTCTGCGACGGAACCGAGCTAG
- a CDS encoding BolA/IbaG family iron-sulfur metabolism protein: MPMSGPEIEGMIRAALPGAEVVMTDLAGDGDHWAARVVAPQFAGKSRVQQHKMVYDALDGKMGGVLHALQLTTEVPT, translated from the coding sequence ATGCCGATGTCAGGACCCGAAATCGAAGGAATGATCCGGGCCGCGCTGCCCGGCGCCGAAGTGGTCATGACCGACCTCGCCGGTGATGGAGACCATTGGGCCGCGCGGGTCGTGGCGCCGCAATTCGCGGGCAAGAGCCGGGTTCAGCAGCACAAGATGGTTTACGATGCCCTCGACGGGAAGATGGGCGGCGTGCTCCACGCCTTGCAACTGACAACCGAAGTGCCCACCTGA
- a CDS encoding efflux RND transporter permease subunit, with protein MAQFFINRPIFAWVVALGILLAGLIALRALPIEQYPEVAPPSLAINVIYPGADAETLEENVTQVIEQQLNGVEGFLYMSSSSQSNGTATITITFEAGTDIDIAQTEVQNRLSTVEARLPEEVRRQGITVRQADDTFLMIVALTSESGTLDSTDLGNIATNQVIDELRRVPGVGDVMLFGSGYAMRIWLDPDALASYNLSPSAVLAAIREQNSQTAGGAIGAQPIMDGQQINATISTEGRFTTPEEFENIILRANTGAAVVRLGEVARVELGAQTYASSTELNGKPMAGMAVQLGTGANALEAARGVKERLAELDPTLPGDATWSIPYDTTPFVEASIEEVAKTLVEAMILVFLVMFLFLQNWRATLIPTLVVPIALAGACLGLWLLGFSINVLSLFGMVLAIGILVDDAIVVIENVERIMREEGLPPLEATRKAMGQITGAIIGITLVLIAVFVPMAFFPGSTGGIYRQFSVTLAIAIFFSALLALSLTPALCATFLKPMSHDDDAQSAEDDDRELPPGWRGHLERARRALAKFFGRFNRWFARMTEKYGRANDRILSKPMRAFAIFLALAAVTVLLFMRLPSAFLPTEDQGYLITAVQAPPGATQERTDEALKPVTDFWLGREEVQNHVVVRGFSFFGQGQNNAIMFSSFKPWDERTAPGSSAEAMLGQAMGTFMQNDGAMAFVIQPPSIQSLGTASGFTLKLQDRGGLGREALTAARDQLLGMASQSSMIANLRPEDQGPSPELEVNIDRVQARALGLSLDDVNAALSITFGSAYANDFNRDGRVLQVLVQADARYRMQPDDVLSLRIPNQQGELVPFSAFAEVEWSAGPASLSRYNGYPAMTLSGMAAPGESSGAALEEMERLASQLPQGIGYEWTGISFEEKQAGGQIGLLLGLSVVIVFLVLAALYESWAVPLAILLIVPMGVLGAVLFSMARGLSADIYFNVGLITIIGLAAKNAILIAEFAIEEEARGKRRIDAVKAAARLRLRPIIMTSLAFTMGMVPLALASGAGAASRIAVGTGVMGGMIAATVLGIFLIPMLYLLIRRNISRKQPVAAGQVDDVPAAATGEEPAR; from the coding sequence ATGGCCCAGTTCTTCATCAATCGCCCGATTTTCGCTTGGGTGGTCGCGCTCGGCATCCTGCTTGCCGGTCTGATCGCACTGCGCGCGCTGCCGATCGAACAGTATCCCGAGGTGGCCCCGCCCTCCCTCGCGATCAATGTGATCTATCCCGGCGCGGATGCCGAAACGCTGGAAGAAAACGTCACCCAGGTGATCGAACAGCAGCTCAACGGTGTGGAGGGTTTCCTCTACATGTCATCGTCGAGCCAGTCGAACGGCACGGCGACGATCACGATCACGTTCGAAGCCGGGACCGATATCGACATCGCCCAGACCGAAGTGCAGAACCGCCTTTCGACGGTAGAGGCGCGCCTGCCCGAGGAAGTGCGCCGACAGGGCATCACCGTCCGCCAGGCGGATGACACCTTCCTGATGATCGTTGCGCTGACTTCGGAAAGCGGCACGCTCGACAGCACCGATCTGGGCAATATCGCCACCAATCAGGTGATCGACGAGCTGCGGCGGGTCCCCGGCGTTGGCGATGTCATGCTGTTCGGTTCCGGCTATGCCATGCGCATCTGGCTCGATCCCGATGCGCTGGCGTCGTACAATCTCTCGCCCAGCGCCGTTCTTGCCGCGATCCGCGAACAGAACAGCCAGACGGCCGGCGGCGCCATCGGCGCTCAGCCGATCATGGACGGGCAGCAGATCAACGCCACGATCTCCACCGAAGGGCGCTTCACCACGCCGGAAGAGTTCGAGAACATCATCCTGCGCGCCAATACCGGCGCAGCGGTCGTCCGTCTGGGCGAGGTCGCGCGGGTAGAACTGGGCGCGCAGACTTACGCCAGCTCGACCGAACTCAATGGCAAACCGATGGCCGGCATGGCCGTGCAGCTCGGCACCGGCGCCAACGCGCTCGAGGCGGCTCGCGGCGTGAAGGAACGCCTGGCCGAACTGGACCCGACGCTTCCCGGCGACGCCACCTGGTCGATCCCCTACGATACGACGCCGTTCGTCGAGGCCTCGATCGAAGAAGTCGCCAAGACCCTTGTCGAGGCGATGATCCTGGTCTTCCTGGTCATGTTCCTGTTCCTGCAGAACTGGCGCGCGACCCTGATTCCGACGCTGGTCGTGCCGATCGCGCTCGCCGGGGCGTGCCTCGGCCTGTGGCTGCTGGGTTTTTCGATCAACGTGCTGTCGCTGTTCGGCATGGTGCTGGCGATCGGCATTCTGGTCGACGACGCGATCGTGGTGATCGAAAACGTCGAACGGATTATGCGCGAGGAAGGCCTCCCCCCGCTGGAGGCGACGCGCAAGGCCATGGGGCAGATCACCGGCGCGATCATCGGCATCACGCTGGTGCTGATTGCCGTGTTCGTCCCGATGGCGTTCTTCCCCGGATCGACGGGCGGAATCTATCGTCAGTTCTCGGTCACGCTGGCGATCGCGATCTTCTTTTCCGCATTGCTCGCTCTTTCGCTTACGCCTGCGCTGTGCGCGACATTCCTGAAGCCGATGTCGCACGACGACGATGCCCAATCGGCGGAGGATGACGATCGGGAACTGCCGCCCGGCTGGCGCGGCCACCTCGAACGGGCGCGCCGCGCGCTCGCGAAGTTCTTCGGCCGTTTCAACCGTTGGTTCGCCCGGATGACGGAGAAGTACGGTCGGGCCAATGACAGGATTCTGTCGAAGCCGATGCGCGCTTTCGCGATATTCCTTGCCCTGGCAGCGGTTACCGTCCTGCTGTTCATGCGCCTCCCCAGCGCCTTCCTGCCGACGGAGGATCAGGGCTATCTGATCACCGCGGTTCAGGCGCCCCCGGGCGCGACGCAGGAACGCACCGACGAAGCGCTGAAACCCGTCACCGATTTCTGGCTCGGTCGGGAAGAAGTGCAGAACCACGTGGTCGTGCGCGGCTTCAGCTTCTTCGGCCAGGGTCAGAACAACGCGATAATGTTCTCCAGCTTCAAGCCGTGGGACGAGCGTACCGCGCCCGGAAGCAGCGCCGAAGCAATGCTGGGCCAAGCGATGGGTACGTTCATGCAGAACGACGGCGCGATGGCCTTCGTCATCCAGCCGCCATCCATCCAATCGCTGGGTACCGCCAGCGGCTTCACCCTGAAACTGCAGGATCGCGGCGGATTGGGACGCGAAGCGCTGACGGCGGCGCGCGATCAGCTGCTCGGCATGGCATCGCAGAGCTCGATGATCGCCAACCTGCGACCTGAAGACCAGGGCCCGAGCCCAGAGCTGGAAGTGAACATCGACCGGGTGCAGGCACGCGCACTGGGGCTGTCGCTGGACGATGTAAACGCGGCACTCTCGATCACGTTCGGCTCGGCATATGCCAACGACTTCAACCGCGACGGGCGCGTGCTGCAGGTTCTGGTCCAGGCCGATGCTCGCTATCGCATGCAGCCGGACGACGTGCTGTCGCTGCGCATCCCGAACCAGCAGGGCGAACTCGTGCCGTTCAGCGCCTTTGCCGAAGTGGAATGGTCTGCCGGGCCGGCCAGCCTGTCGCGCTACAACGGCTATCCCGCGATGACGCTTTCCGGGATGGCGGCGCCCGGCGAATCCTCCGGCGCCGCGCTGGAGGAAATGGAACGGCTCGCCAGCCAGTTGCCTCAGGGAATTGGCTACGAGTGGACCGGCATTTCGTTCGAGGAAAAGCAGGCCGGCGGCCAGATTGGCCTGTTGCTCGGCCTTTCCGTTGTGATCGTGTTCCTGGTCCTGGCCGCATTGTACGAAAGTTGGGCGGTACCGCTGGCGATCCTGCTGATCGTTCCCATGGGCGTGCTCGGCGCGGTGCTGTTTTCCATGGCGCGGGGCCTGTCGGCCGACATCTACTTCAACGTCGGCCTGATCACGATCATCGGTCTCGCGGCCAAGAACGCAATTCTCATCGCCGAATTCGCAATTGAAGAGGAAGCACGCGGCAAGCGCCGGATCGATGCGGTAAAGGCGGCAGCGCGACTGCGTCTGCGCCCGATCATCATGACCTCGCTCGCCTTCACAATGGGCATGGTTCCCCTGGCGCTCGCGAGCGGAGCCGGCGCGGCCAGCCGGATCGCGGTGGGCACCGGGGTTATGGGCGGAATGATTGCGGCGACGGTGCTGGGCATATTCCTGATCCCGATGCTCTATCTGCTCATCCGGCGGAATATCAGCCGCAAGCAACCGGTCGCCGCCGGACAGGTCGACGATGTGCCTGCCGCCGCGACCGGGGAGGAGCCTGCCCGATGA
- a CDS encoding NADPH:quinone oxidoreductase family protein: MKALRTHAVGGPDTLTLDEVEVPSPGPGEVLVDVKACAINFPDTLMIRDLYQFKPERPYAPGGEIAGTVAALGEGVEGWQVGDRVLAGIGNGGLAEQVCVQAGRMFKVPEGVPFEKAASLMMTYGTTIHGLKDRGHIKEGDVLLILGAAGGVGLSAIELGKAFGARVIAAVSSEEKGEVARKAGADDVVIYPRGEMDKAASKELAGKFKAACGPEGANIVYDIVGGQYSEPALRAIAWEGRFLVVGFPAGIAKMPLNLTLLKSCDICGVFWGAFTAREPERFRAQANELFDLLKTGKIDPLISETFPLERGGEAIARLESRQAVGKLVVTMD, encoded by the coding sequence ATGAAAGCTCTTCGTACCCACGCCGTCGGAGGACCCGATACGCTGACGCTGGACGAGGTAGAGGTTCCCTCCCCCGGCCCGGGCGAAGTGCTGGTCGACGTCAAGGCCTGCGCGATCAACTTCCCCGACACGCTGATGATCCGCGACCTCTACCAGTTCAAGCCGGAACGGCCCTATGCCCCCGGCGGCGAGATTGCCGGGACCGTCGCCGCGCTGGGCGAAGGCGTGGAAGGCTGGCAGGTCGGCGACCGGGTGCTGGCCGGGATCGGCAATGGCGGCCTGGCGGAACAGGTCTGCGTACAGGCCGGGCGCATGTTCAAGGTGCCCGAAGGCGTGCCGTTCGAAAAGGCCGCCTCGCTGATGATGACTTACGGCACGACCATTCACGGCCTGAAGGATCGCGGCCATATCAAGGAAGGCGACGTTCTCCTGATCCTCGGCGCGGCGGGCGGTGTCGGCCTGTCTGCGATCGAGCTGGGCAAGGCGTTCGGCGCGCGCGTGATCGCTGCCGTGTCGAGCGAGGAGAAGGGCGAAGTCGCACGCAAGGCCGGGGCCGACGACGTGGTGATCTATCCCCGTGGGGAGATGGACAAGGCGGCCAGCAAGGAACTGGCCGGCAAGTTCAAGGCCGCCTGCGGCCCCGAAGGCGCGAACATCGTCTATGACATCGTCGGCGGGCAATATTCGGAACCGGCGCTGCGCGCGATCGCGTGGGAAGGGCGCTTCCTCGTGGTCGGCTTCCCGGCGGGAATCGCGAAGATGCCGCTCAACCTGACCCTGCTGAAATCGTGCGACATCTGCGGCGTGTTCTGGGGCGCCTTCACCGCGCGCGAGCCGGAGCGGTTCCGCGCCCAGGCGAACGAGCTGTTCGATCTTCTGAAGACAGGCAAGATCGACCCGCTGATCTCCGAAACCTTCCCGCTGGAACGCGGCGGGGAAGCGATCGCCAGGCTGGAAAGCCGGCAGGCGGTGGGCAAGCTCGTCGTCACGATGGACTGA
- a CDS encoding NUDIX hydrolase: MNDTPNGPNGPSGIAAATVVVFRKGAEGSPPELLMVTRSRSMSFAGGAAVFPGGRVDQADRDLASDLPDVEDVDEAAHRIAAIRETLEETGLAIGLHGQIDAARARAARALLLESGTLDRVLKATGWTLDLSAVVPFARWYPKNERLPRVFDTRFYLADLGTGAVDVAVDETENTRLFWTTARDALAAADRGDLTVIFPTRRNLERLAKFADFDAALQDCAAFPQQTITPFIEQRDGARWICIPENLGYPVTAELLEGVQRS; the protein is encoded by the coding sequence ATGAACGATACGCCCAACGGCCCCAACGGCCCCAGCGGCATTGCCGCCGCCACCGTGGTAGTTTTCCGCAAGGGTGCCGAAGGTTCGCCGCCCGAATTGCTGATGGTCACCCGATCCCGGTCGATGAGCTTCGCCGGGGGTGCCGCCGTCTTTCCCGGGGGCCGCGTCGATCAGGCCGACCGTGATCTGGCGAGCGATCTGCCCGACGTCGAAGATGTCGACGAGGCGGCCCATCGCATCGCCGCCATTCGCGAAACCCTGGAAGAAACCGGCCTGGCCATCGGACTGCACGGCCAGATCGACGCCGCCCGGGCACGCGCAGCGCGGGCACTGCTGCTCGAAAGCGGTACTCTCGATCGGGTTCTGAAGGCGACGGGCTGGACGCTCGACCTGTCCGCCGTCGTTCCGTTCGCCCGATGGTATCCGAAGAACGAGCGGCTCCCCCGGGTCTTCGACACGCGGTTCTATCTCGCGGATCTGGGGACGGGCGCCGTGGATGTTGCCGTGGACGAAACCGAAAACACTCGCCTGTTCTGGACCACGGCCCGCGATGCGCTGGCGGCGGCAGACAGAGGCGATCTGACGGTAATCTTCCCCACCCGGCGCAATCTGGAACGATTGGCAAAGTTCGCGGATTTCGACGCTGCCTTGCAGGACTGCGCGGCATTTCCGCAGCAGACGATCACACCGTTTATCGAGCAGCGCGACGGCGCGCGGTGGATCTGTATCCCCGAAAACCTCGGCTATCCGGTCACGGCCGAACTGCTCGAGGGTGTGCAGCGAAGCTAG
- a CDS encoding efflux RND transporter periplasmic adaptor subunit has product MKRILAGTLACALLSACSGMEEPPAPQPIPVKTFVVANQAIPNVVELPGRVEPVRVAEVRARVTGIVEKRLYEEGTDVSAGQPLFRIDPRELRAAHAQTQASLARARATAANARAVVDRYRPLVAENAISKQEYDAALAASREADANVAQIRAQVEASSLQLGYTTVRAPIAGRAGRAQITEGALVNQGEGTLLTRIEQISPVYVSFAQSASQVLALRRAVAAGEIALDENDRIEVRLTFSDGTEYPIPGHIDFLAFSVDEQTGTVELRAEFPNPSGLLLPGEFVRAKIFAGQINEGIAVPQRAVTLGESGGTVFVVDGEGNAALRPVKLGSMVDGLWIIESGLKPGDVVIVSNLQKIQPGAPVKNTSAPVKDKPAASAAPPAAGQNPDAKAR; this is encoded by the coding sequence ATGAAGCGCATCCTTGCCGGCACGCTTGCCTGCGCCCTCCTCTCCGCGTGTTCCGGTATGGAGGAACCGCCTGCGCCTCAACCGATTCCGGTCAAGACCTTCGTGGTCGCGAATCAGGCGATTCCCAATGTCGTGGAACTGCCCGGCCGGGTCGAACCCGTGCGCGTGGCCGAAGTGCGCGCGCGCGTGACCGGGATCGTCGAGAAGCGGCTGTACGAGGAAGGAACGGACGTTTCGGCCGGTCAGCCACTGTTCCGAATCGATCCGCGCGAACTGCGGGCCGCCCATGCCCAGACGCAGGCCAGCCTGGCCCGCGCGCGGGCAACCGCCGCCAATGCGCGGGCTGTCGTCGACCGTTATCGCCCGCTCGTGGCCGAAAACGCGATCAGCAAGCAGGAATACGACGCCGCACTGGCCGCATCCCGCGAAGCCGATGCAAACGTCGCCCAGATCCGCGCCCAGGTGGAAGCTTCGTCGCTTCAGCTCGGCTATACCACCGTCCGCGCGCCGATCGCCGGGCGTGCTGGCCGCGCGCAGATCACCGAAGGCGCCCTGGTGAACCAGGGCGAAGGCACGCTGCTGACGCGGATCGAGCAGATTTCGCCCGTCTATGTCAGCTTCGCCCAGTCGGCGAGCCAGGTCCTCGCATTGCGGCGCGCCGTGGCCGCGGGCGAAATTGCGCTCGACGAAAACGATCGTATCGAAGTGCGCCTGACCTTCAGCGACGGCACCGAGTATCCGATACCCGGGCACATCGATTTTCTTGCATTCTCGGTCGACGAGCAGACCGGCACGGTCGAACTTCGTGCAGAATTTCCCAATCCATCGGGCCTGCTTCTGCCGGGTGAGTTCGTTCGTGCGAAGATCTTTGCCGGACAGATCAACGAAGGGATCGCGGTCCCGCAGCGGGCAGTGACCCTGGGCGAAAGCGGCGGCACGGTTTTCGTCGTCGACGGCGAAGGCAATGCCGCGCTGCGCCCGGTCAAGCTCGGCTCTATGGTCGATGGTCTCTGGATCATCGAGAGCGGCCTGAAGCCCGGCGACGTCGTGATCGTCAGCAACTTGCAGAAAATTCAGCCGGGCGCTCCGGTGAAGAACACCAGCGCCCCGGTCAAGGACAAGCCTGCGGCTTCGGCCGCCCCGCCGGCCGCCGGCCAGAATCCCGACGCCAAGGCGCGCTGA